tatcaatctatatatctatcatagggCCCCGCGGTTGACCGATGGGGTTTCCCGGATTCTTAGAACTTTCAGACGGCTGGTCTGAGTTCGCGGGTTTTTCGAGTCCACCCACTTGTTTACCCCTTTTAGCAGGCTTCCACCCATTGGCTGGGCACTCGGGGGACCAAGGGGACCACGTCGTGCCGGGAATAGAGtgtgaccgataaaaaaaaaaaaataaaaaaaaaacaccgggcggaagtctTATGGCAAACCCACCGCgctaaaattcaaagaaaaaatattgaaagatacATTGATAGTTTCAAAAAAGGggcgcggtggcgaatggttagagcgtcggactcaagactgtcacgacgacaatctgagttcgagggttcgagtccccgaccgccgcgttgtttcccttgggcaaggaacttcacctcgattgcctgcctagccactgggggccaagtcagcccaagtcagtccctgGTAAAGCccgggataaaaaagagagaaaaaaaaaagggtaaccacACCACCGCCTATTGAAGAAATGGGAACCCTATCCGTCCACTCCAAGGAAGCGTCACCAAACGTGTAAACGACAATTGAGTATCGATTCGAGACCGACCGGCGGCTCAGAATTAACCTCCGTTTTAAATGGTGGAGCACTCAATAgtgttagtaatgataaatatagagaaatattacctagaaaaatatcaatatatcctAAAATGGacctatatatataagagataatgtGAAACTGCAATATGAATATTTACTAGGACCtagaatatactaaatataatttatataatataatataaatatataatatatatatatataatatataaatatatatatatatataatatatatatatataattatatatatattataatatataatatatacatatataatataaaatatatatacatatatatatatataatatacatatatatattatatattacattatatatataatatatatatacatatatatatacatatatatacaaaatatatatacatataatattatacatatatatttaatacatatatatatacatatatatatatacatatatatatactttatatatatacatatataatatatatatatatatatatatatatatatatatataatcaatatcaataacggtattgctcatgtttgagcagccgtggacctctccaccatccttcgccactaaactcgatcttacgcttttctttccacttataccatcgacagcccgcaaatatctttgatattgtcgctcagtcttgtcttcggttgcctcttcctctgtttcctatcaccatccctgtcagcaagttttctcaatacttttacttctcattacatgaccaataaactttaatttcctcttgttcaagatgtccaacagtcggtctttacaatttattttctcagcactttatcattcgtcttcttctctgtccagctaatacgcagtactcgtctgtaacaccacatttcaaaactattgatctttcttgtctatctacttcaacacccaacactcagaaccatatgatgcaattgggaaaactaatgagttcaataacctcagctttgtccgtaaggtagtgcttcggtctttccagatgttattgagagcaattgtggcgcttttggcaatggtaatttttctttttatcaccggtgaatcatcatatgtattagtttttaaaaaagctccaagataagtgaactctttcacattttccacaatcattccattgattgtaacatgttcatcattgttcattgccggttatctttgaatcttcatgatcttagttttcttggcattaagaaataagccagccttttcgcttgcttctctaactttatctagtagttgttgtagttcagtgatactgcgggcaatcaaaactatatcatcggcgtacctcagatttgatatttgtatcctccaacatccacagtccttcaaaattctctagagcacctctcataattgtttcagaatatatattaaagaggtgcggggacagaatgcaaccctgtcgtactccttgtttgacttcgaaccattctgttaacccataagtggttcttacagctgcttgttgttggtcatacaaggcttttattaattggatgatgtgttttggaaacttcatatcgtacatgttattccagaggatatcgtgatcaacagtatcaaaagctttcacataataagatgaaaacacaggtataggtctttttgatgttctctgtttttctctatgatcaattttaaatttagaatctggtttctggtaccttttccagggcgaaaacctgcttgttcgtctgcaatttcctctcttaacttcaacttcattctttcagcaataattttttgctgctgtgacttattaaggcaattgtcctattattgttgcattggagtgcgtcaccttttttaggtatgggagtaaagactgattttacccagtcttctggccattttctttcattccatatttttgtacagagtttgtagaagaagtattcaacactttcgccagcattcttaatatatatatatatatatatatatatatataatagatactagaaaataatttattagatagtataatataatagtatatattatagaatattatatagagatgagatataagtatattataatatatatagataatataatagagatatagatatagtatatataaaaatatatagaattattatatatatatattaatatataatatataagattataagtatcatatatatattatatatataatagatagatatatatattaatatataatagaaatatataattatattataatattaataatatatatatattataaagtatatattttagatatagaaaatagatatatagataatatagatatatatatcaatatatatatatatatacagaatatatataatatatattattatattatatatatatattatatgtattagtattatatatatagtattataatagaatatatattcataatatctatgatatatataatcttatgtatatatatatagatgtatatatgatatatatattatgtataatatattatatgtatatatatataatatgtatattgttatatattatttatatattatatatatatgtataatatattatatatatttatatattaatagtattattataatatatattattatacattattattttatcaatattataatattttattattaatattatattgatataatatatatatatatataatatatataaaatacgcacGTAAATACAGTTTTCGGATAAGAACGTAATTGTTTTATCTGTGGGAGGCACAGTGTCTCTAACTTCGAAAAATCTGTGGCAAGTGGAAAGGGCGTGTATGCTTATATAAACTGTtggatttatgaaatatatatttggctTTGTATGTATTGTGGGTACAATCATAGTTCAAAACAgtatctacttattattattatttttttagagttTCGTATTTTACCTGCAGTGAACTTTAGTCATGTTAATTAATCAAAATAGTTTTTGTCCATTGAAATGACTCAATTTCAATGTCTATTAACATGTCATGTTTCATTTAGTACTGGCAATATTAAATCTCATTTCTTTACTTCAATAATGAAATGCAAAAGAATAGAACTATATAATTATTCCAGAAATCATTATAtacctatttttgcatttctGCTGAACGCGTGTGCTTAATGTTAGAGGATGTACATCAATTCACACAATCATTCAGGTTCTTAAAGGAACGTTTATCTTACTTTCCCGTCGGAGTCAGCAGGAGACCCACAGCATGCCAAAGATATAGACCTGACCAGCCAACTGGAGAGATCCGCACATTGGCCAGATGGCAACATTGATGCAGGTtaggatattttatttttgtcttggcAGTGATGTGTAAGAGATGTACATTTTTGGTATTCCATGACTGAGGCAGTGAAAACATTACGAGACttagaaacatataaataatataaaatataataaatatataaatatataataaataatatgaaatagataatatgAAACGCGAAGACATCAAACTTACGCTTACAATATCTAATGAGATATAATATGAAGTATGATACGTACCGGTGCCAGTTAAGTATACGgatacataacattacatatacatatgcatatgattGATAGGCCATTGCATATGCAATGATATTTACATGATTgcctatatactatacatgtacacatatcacataccatatacacatatacgctacCCATAACCAATACACATAGAAGcaataccatatacacacacaagcacacacacacagcactacacaacacacacacacgacacacacaccacgaattccaccacacacacacacacacaacatgtaaataatatataatatatcttacacTATAATGataccttatatataataatatagatatatatatatatcatatatatatatctatttatttatttatttgtttatttatttttttattattattttttttctcttatagtgATATACTAAAAGAAACTTTCTTCCCAGGTAAAACAACGACAACAGAAAGAATGCTGTATTATAGTGGTCTGACACGCACCGTTGGGGAGGTGCATGATGGAGACACAGTCATGGACTATATGGAGCAAGAGAGGGCTAGAGGTGGGTGAATCATTTTAAGATTATCCTTGCAGAGAGTATCTCACTCGTATCAGAAATGTAGCTTGTGGTCCAAGATGAAGAGGGTTATGTATGGATATATCCTAGAAATTCACATCTTATGGCTTTCATTGTATTTATGGCCTTATGCATGCTGATCTAAGGATGAGGATAGGAAATTTGAAGTtggataatgttaatgttaacttAATATAGGAGGAAATGTGTAATGCAAGTGGCCCTTAAAATTGCTTTGAACTTTTTGTTTAAGTCTATTAGTTGAACATTTTTGCCTCCTTTTAGGGATACCTTACCCTGTTTATATGTTACTTTACCCATAAGTCAGTGTCAGATATGAAATTAATGGCTTATACTgagtttttaaatttagaaacaCTACCATGTTCTTACAGTGCACACAACAGGTTTATTTGAAGATGCATGAACAGTTTTGAAAGGGATATTTCAGCAGCCTGCATTTCCTTTCTGTTCACTGATGGCTAATTCTACTGACTGATTGAATCCTCCCCTATAATCATCGTGCCCACTTTGAGTCTGAGTAATGATTTTTTATCCTGTGAATACCATACACTACCCGACTGTCGTATAGACTGTCTGACCCTTCCACCTGAAATGACCTGCCTCTGCTTCTATGCGCTTTTCCTAACCTTTTTGTCTTGTGCCTTGTTACTcccctcttcatctttatttacCTTCCTCTCATGACTCCTTCAGGTGTGAAGATAAAATACAGAATTTCAAAGCAGTTGCCTCATTTTCTACTAAATGTATTTTGAGTAGTCTATTTCCTCTGCTTTTGAATTTGTGCAAGGAGGGAGCTATTAAAAAATTGGATTATACATAAAGAAGACATTAcctgatatatgtataatgcatataaactTCAGTTATGGAGTGAGAATGGATTAATGAATTCTAGAAACTGGACGCTGCTTTGTGGTTCTCTAAAATCCTTGTCACATTGTTGCTTCCCTTTTCAGGGATAACAATAAATTCAGCTGCAATTACATTTCCTTGGAAGAAACACAGACTGAATTTAGTAGACACTCCAGGACACATTGATTTCACGATGGAGGTTGAAAGGTCGCTGAGTGTGCTGGACGGAGCTGTTGCGATTTTTGATGCCTCAGCAGGTTAGAGCAGTTTCAGTTTGGTTAAGATCTGTAGAGAGTATATGTATTGAGATGTTGGAATGTACATAAATTGTGTGAATTTTTAAGAGTATTTTCTAAGGGTATTccagttttgtgatttttttaaagatagctGATTTTTAATTCAaggaaattctttaaaaaatgatCCACAGAAAGTTATTCTTTGGacaaatattgaaataatgagtGTACAggctaatatgataatatgatattaaggAATATTACATAGAAtatttctcttgcttctcttgAGTGATTTTATTCACTTCTTTGTATCCTCGCAGAAATTCCATATTTAGTATTAAGTTATCTGGTATCCCAGACAGCCTTTGCATTTCTGTCACAAATTTTGAGAATGCTATCAATAACTGGCAGGAGTCGAGGCTCAGTCTTTAACTGTGTGGCGCCAGGCTGACCGCTACCAAATCCCTCGCCTCTGTTACCTCAACAAAATGGACAAGCCTGCAGCCGACCTAGCCATGTGCTTGACCTCAATTAAGAATAAGCTTCACACAACACCACTAGTGCTACAGCAGCCAGTTGGACAAGGGAAAGGTTTCACTGGTGTTATTGATCTGATTCACATGAGGAGGATGGTGTGGAACCaaaataaaaggtatgaatgaattcAGATGATTATTAAGGCTTTTTGTGGCAGTGACAGGATTCTGGGAATGTCAGATTTAATGGGTAATGTGAAAAGGGaatatctgtgtttttttctcttttctgcatttttattttatttcttgaaaATCAAAAGCTAGGTATTTGTTTTTCCTTCAATTCAGCTGAAATATAAATGGTGCTGAATTAGACATCACACTCACAATTCCTGTAAAACGAGTGTGTGCTCTGATTTTTGTATAGACGTAAAAATAAAACTAGTGTTAAGTATCAAATGCTGTTATTGGCTAAGgatatgataaatttataatgGATATTATAGAGTAATGAAAAGCTtatcagaaatatatattgtatattaaaagtaTCTTAATTCTTTTTACTTTTGGACAGAGGTGACTATGGCAAAAGTTATCAAATAACCAATTTATcgcaagaaaacgagaaagatctCTGGGAGCAAGCATTCCTCGCAAGGTGTGAACTGACAGACACACTGGCTGACCTGGACAACACCCTTGCAGAATATGTGTTAGAAAAGGAATCAATTGAAAATATTCCTCCTTTATTATTAGAAGAAGCTGTTAGAAGAGCAACACTCAGTCAGGTAAGAAGGCTTTTTACTAGTTTTTGATATTATTGGcagtccttttttttataaagtgtttTGGTTTCAGAAGCCATGTCATGAATTGAAAGTATATCCTTTTCAAACTGAAAAAAAGTGATAGAGGTAAATATATTTGCAAATCTGTTTTCTGTATTCTCTTTGATAAGTTTAATTAATTTCCTTTCAGTAATATTTCTTAtgaattattgatatttattcttGAATGTGTTTTGAGATGTATTGCTGCTAATGCTATGCTTTCATTGTAAGAAATTAAAGATCATCATTCTTGATTACAGGAAGCTGTTCCTTTGCTAATGGGCAGTTCATACAAAAATACAGGTGTGCAGCCCTTAATGGATGCTGTCATCAGATACTTACCTTCCCCCAGTGAGCGTACAAATGACACAGTGAGTCTGTATGCCCCTCATTTGTGTGCTATGGCTTTCAAGATCATACATGACAACCAGCGTGGAGGAGTTTTGACATTTATCCGTATATATTCTGGCCAACTAGAACAGGTATGGACTGGTCTTTGATTCTTGTAACTGCATCTTCATGTATGGATTAACTGTACACTTAAACTTTGTAGGGCCTTCAGGTGAAGCAAGCTTAAGCCCTACTGTGGTTCCAAGGTTAGGAAGGCATCCATTTGAGGTAATGGGTTTCACCTGCCTCATAGAAATTCCTTTGAAAGAAAGTGCCATGCTAACCCTTG
The Penaeus monodon isolate SGIC_2016 chromosome 9, NSTDA_Pmon_1, whole genome shotgun sequence DNA segment above includes these coding regions:
- the LOC119577280 gene encoding ribosome-releasing factor 2, mitochondrial-like — encoded protein: MGFPGFLELSDGWSEFAGFSSPPTCLPLLAGFHPLAGHSGDQGDHVVPGIENVYLTFPSESAGDPQHAKDIDLTSQLERSAHWPDGNIDAGKTTTTERMLYYSGLTRTVGEVHDGDTVMDYMEQERARGITINSAAITFPWKKHRLNLVDTPGHIDFTMEVERSLSVLDGAVAIFDASAGVEAQSLTVWRQADRYQIPRLCYLNKMDKPAADLAMCLTSIKNKLHTTPLVLQQPVGQGKGFTGVIDLIHMRRMVWNQNKRGDYGKSYQITNLSQENEKDLWEQAFLARCELTDTLADLDNTLAEYVLEKESIENIPPLLLEEAVRRATLSQEAVPLLMGSSYKNTGVQPLMDAVIRYLPSPSERTNDTVSLYAPHLCAMAFKIIHDNQRGGVLTFIRIYSGQLEQGQRLYNINQEQGEKVGRIMIAYADDLKEVSSVQAGNIVVVTGLKLTGTGDTLVGSQSIANSVMKKMNKETGEKQTPILLGAQVPEPVFFCSVEAPSMSQQKALEEALVRLQREDPSLRVTVDQDTGQTVLSGMGELHLDIIRDRICKEYKVEAELGPLQVAYKETSQTACTHTLDINKTIGDRKQQIKITLSIEPKRNEKFKSVNLAISKDTQENLCAVRHYHLAAINQGISAGLRSGPIVGFPVVDVKVWLHWLEIGRGTSETMVSAAAAQCLHQLLQKSNSQLLEPFMQLEIITEEEATSSVLADISRRRGNVLQVAQRQDMKVIQVECPLAELVGYSTTLRTITSGTGFFSMELSDYRPMSPYDQAAAIESITGFAPS